DNA sequence from the Acidobacteriota bacterium genome:
CGCCAGTGAAGCAATCGCGGTAGAATCCCGTCTCGCTACAGAAAACGAACTGTCCGTCCAGATGCCGATTTTTTGGTCGGCGGCATATTGTTCAACCATATTTATTCAACATTGATGCAGGCGAAGGCTTCCTCCCACTCGTTGTGCAAGATATTACTGGCGACCGTCAACCTGGGCCGAGCGCAAGTCTTTGCAGATTCTGTATCTTCCGTGGCGTCTCATTGATCGCTTTCAACTAAGAAGACCTCGTCGTCGCTCTTCTGGTCGTGATTATCCGTTCGATCGAATAGATGGGCTTACCCTGGGATTCAAAGTAAGTCCGGCTCAACATCTCTCCGATCAACCCCGACGACACCAACTGCACTCCCGCCAGTATCAGCACCGCGCCCAGTAGCATCAGCGGCCCGTGCTTGTCGAACAGCGCTGTTCCGTATACCACCTTGTCGATGAGCAGCCAGATGTTTATCGCCAAACCGACCGTGGTGCTGAGCAGACCAATCGGTCCAAAAAAGTGCAGGGGCCGAGTCACGTATTTCAGCAGAAAACGAATCGTCAACAGATCAAACAGAACTCGGATCGTCCGCGAGAGCCCGTAGTGAGAACGCCCGCCCGGCCGCTCGATGTTCGTGATGGGCACTTCGACAATGGTTGCGCCGTTCCACGACGCCAGCGCGGGAATAAAGCGATGCATCTCGCCGTAGAGTCTTATCTGCTTGATCGTGTCTTTGCGATAGACCTTGAACGTCGTGCCGAAGTCGTGAATGTTCACGCCCGACAGCTTCGACATCAGCCAGTTCGCCACCCGTGACGGCGCTCGGCGGAGCAGAAAGTTGTCTACTCGTTTCTTGCGCCAGCCGCTTACGATGTCGCATCCGGTTTCCTCAAATGCCGCAAGCAGCAACGGGATGTCGGCCGGCGTGTGTTGCATGTCCCCGTCCATCGAGATGATCACGTCGCCCTCGGCATAGTCGAACCCCGCGGCAAGCGCGACCGTCTTCCCGTAGTTTCGCTTCAGTCTGATGACCACCACGCGCGGGTCGCTCTTCGCAAGCTCATTCAGGATTTGAGGGGTTGAGTCGGTGCTGTGGTCGTCGATGAAGATGAACTCGACCGGCTCATAGCGGGAGGTCATCGCCTCCGATAGCTCCCGATACAACTCGCGTACGCTTTCCTGCTCGTTGTGAAACGGAACCACGACGGAGTAGCTCGGGGTTTCCACTTCGTTCGCAAACTTACTCACTACAGCTCCCGATAGTTAATCAACGCGATCCCTAGCTGTTCAGCAAACCGTCTCAGGCTCGGATCGCTGAGCGCTTGAAGCTCAAGCTCCCGCTCGCGCTTGAGTCTTGTGCGCGCTCGCTCGAGGTCATCATCGTATTCTCCCGGATGGCACATCAACTCGGCCGTACCTTCTCCCAAGGACTCCATCATACTTCGAATTGCTGCGCTGTCCAGCATTCCTGTCAGCTTGACGCCGAGAAACCTGTCGGGCGTTTTGAGACCATACTCCCGCGTGAGCCGCTTAAACCGTATCGCACCCGGCGATACGGCCGCGGACAATACAGACTGCTTAAGGTAGGCCCACTTGTACGCCGGGCTGAGCCTCGGCAGACTGAACTGATTTTCAAAGGGATTTCGCACACACTTGATGCCGAACTCAGCCGCCACAAGAGCGAGCGCCTGCATAACTCTCGGGTGAGTGTGCGAGTGCTTGTGAGTGTCGAGATGAGTCAGCTTGATTCCGCTTTCCACTACACGCGCGACTTGCGCGCGGAACTCACCTGCCAGCTCATGTGTTGGGACTGATCCGCGGGCGAGCTTGATCATCAACTTCGCAAGAGTCTTCGGCAGCAAGCCCCCGCTATCAACCAACGAGGCGACTTCGCCTGCCGGAGCTACGGGCCGCCCGCCAACAACCGCCAGGTGACACCCGACTCCGAGACCAGGATTCGCCCGCGCCAACGCGATGGCATCCTCGAATGCTTCGCCGTTAGACATGATTGTCGCGCTGGTTACGATGCCCGTGTTGAACGCGCGCACTATGGCGCGATTGACCCCTCGGGTAAAACCGAAATCATCCGCGTTTACGATAAGTCTCTTCATCCTCGAAACCGCTGTTATCTCGCACTTGTGCGCTCCCATTTCCGCACCGGCCATGGTGTCGAAGAGAGCGCACGCCCTGAGGAAGCCCAACTACTTGTTGCCCATCGCATAAACCCGCGAGGCCGCGGCGCCTTCGTATTGGCCATTCCTCCAAAGCGGGATTCGCTGA
Encoded proteins:
- a CDS encoding glycosyltransferase family 2 protein, yielding MSKFANEVETPSYSVVVPFHNEQESVRELYRELSEAMTSRYEPVEFIFIDDHSTDSTPQILNELAKSDPRVVVIRLKRNYGKTVALAAGFDYAEGDVIISMDGDMQHTPADIPLLLAAFEETGCDIVSGWRKKRVDNFLLRRAPSRVANWLMSKLSGVNIHDFGTTFKVYRKDTIKQIRLYGEMHRFIPALASWNGATIVEVPITNIERPGGRSHYGLSRTIRVLFDLLTIRFLLKYVTRPLHFFGPIGLLSTTVGLAINIWLLIDKVVYGTALFDKHGPLMLLGAVLILAGVQLVSSGLIGEMLSRTYFESQGKPIYSIERIITTRRATTRSS
- a CDS encoding ChbG/HpnK family deacetylase gives rise to the protein MKRLIVNADDFGFTRGVNRAIVRAFNTGIVTSATIMSNGEAFEDAIALARANPGLGVGCHLAVVGGRPVAPAGEVASLVDSGGLLPKTLAKLMIKLARGSVPTHELAGEFRAQVARVVESGIKLTHLDTHKHSHTHPRVMQALALVAAEFGIKCVRNPFENQFSLPRLSPAYKWAYLKQSVLSAAVSPGAIRFKRLTREYGLKTPDRFLGVKLTGMLDSAAIRSMMESLGEGTAELMCHPGEYDDDLERARTRLKRERELELQALSDPSLRRFAEQLGIALINYREL